The Papaver somniferum cultivar HN1 chromosome 3, ASM357369v1, whole genome shotgun sequence genome includes a region encoding these proteins:
- the LOC113359514 gene encoding protein DOG1-like 2, whose translation MGGSRSCPFHRCFENWINQQEKDLDELNQVAKEDRRNDEKLQTIAEKNIKQFQEYHERRILLVKEDPASSFSPTWTTPFENSFLWIAGCRPTLAIQLVYTLCGTELEAHLEEFLQGIRRGNLGELSSVQLGLVNELHCKTVKEEEMISNRLEVLQEDIGEQQLASLINTSHDCETNVQVMNKAVDDHAAELASIWEEADRLRLKTVKELIHILTPLQAVDFLVAAKKLYLSMHEWGQTRRDSNPHHFVSNPHES comes from the coding sequence ATGGGAGGATCAAGATCGTGTCCGTTTCATCGTTGTTTTGAGAATTGGATCAACCAACAAGAGAAAGATTTAGACGAGTTAAATCAAGTAGCAAAAGAAGATAGAAGAAATGATGAGAAACTACAAACCATTgctgaaaaaaacataaaacagtTTCAAGAGTATCATGAGAGGAGAATTCTATTAGTCAAAGAAGATCCAGCTTCATCATTCTCACCAACATGGACAACACCATTTGAAAACTCGTTCCTATGGATTGCTGGTTGTAGGCCAACTCTAGCCATTCAACTCGTTTATACACTATGTGGGACTGAGTTAGAAGCTCATTTAGAGGAGTTTTTACAAGGTATAAGAAGAGGAAACTTAGGTGAACTTTCATCCGTTCAATTAGGTTTAGTTAATGAACTTCATTGTAAAAcagtgaaagaagaagaaatgatatCCAACCGATTGGAAGTATTACAAGAAGATATTGGTGAACAACAACTTGCATCGTTGATCAACACTTCACATGATTGTGAAACTAATGTGCAGGTAATGAATAAAGCAGTCGATGATCACGCGGCGGAGTTGGCGAGCATTTGGGAAGAAGCTGATAGATTAAGATTGAAGACAGTGAAGGAACTGATACACATATTGACGCCACTACAAGCTGTTGATTTTCTGGTTGCTGCTAAGAAACTTTATCTGTCGATGCATGAATGGGGCCAAACAAGAAGAGACAGCAATCCTCATCATTTTGTTAGTAATCCTCATGAATCTTAA